The genomic segment GCCGGGTTACGAGGTGATCCGCGTCGAGGAAAAGCTAGGCCTGCATTCCACCGATACCTGTCAGATCGCCTTCAACGCTATGCGCATTCCTGTTGACTTGAGGCTCGGTGCGGAAGGCGAAGGCTACCGCATCGCGCTCGCCAATCTCGAGGGCGGGCGGATCGGTATCGCAGCGCAGGCGGTCGGCATGGCCCGGGCGGCTTTCGAGGCGGCGCGCGATTACGCCAAGGAACGCACGGCCTTCGGTAAGCCGATTTTCGAGCACCAGGCCGTCGCCTTCCGCCTGGCCGATATGGCGGTCCGCATCGAGGCGGCGCGCCAGCTCGTCTTTCATGCCGCATCCCTCAGGGAGGCGGAACTGCCCTGCCTGTCGGAGGCCTCGATGGCGAAGCTCTTTGCCTCCGAGATGGCCGAGCGCGTCTGCTCCGACGCCATCCAGATCCATGGCGGTTATGGCTACATGGCCGATTATCCGGTCGAGCGCATCTACCGCGATGTGCGCATCTGCCAGATCTATGAGGGAACGAGCGACGTGCAGCGCATGGTGATCGCCCGCAATTTATAAGAACCATATACGGTACTGCTTCCGGGGAGGGACGCATGGCCGGCAAAGGGAGGAAAGAAAGAATATGGTGGATTCCGCTCGTTTGAGCCTGCACGTCCCCGAACCCGCCGTCCGCCCGGGTGGCCAGCCCGATTTTTCCAACGTCAAGATTGCCAAGGCCGGTTCGGTGCCGCGGCCGGAGGTGGATGTCGCATCCGAGGATATCCGCGATCTTGCCTATTCGATCATCCGCGTGCTGAACCGCGATGGCGAGGCGGTCGGTCCCTGGGCCGGGTCGCTCTCCGATGAGGAACTGCTGACCGGGCTTCGCAATATGATGAAGCTGCGTGCCTTCGACGCCCGCATGCTGATGGCGCAGCGCCAGGGCAAGACCTCCTTCTACATGCAGCATCTCGGCGAAGAGGCCGTCGGCTGCGCCTTCCGCAAGGCGCTGGAGAAGGGAGACATGAATTTCCCGACCTATCGCCAGGCGGGCCTCTTGATTGCCGACGACTACCCGATGGTCGAGATGATGAACCAGATCTACTCGAACGAGAGCGATCCCTTACGCGGCCGGCAACTGCCGATCATGTATTCCTCCAAGGAGCACGGCTTCTTCACCATCTCCGGCAATCTCGCCACCCAATATGTGCAGGCTGTGGGATGGGCGATGGCTTCGGCGATCAAGAACGACAGCCGCATTGCCGCGGCCTGGATCGGCGACGGCTCGACGGCGGAATCGGATTTCCATTCGGCGCTGGTCTTCGCCTCGACCTACAAGGCGCCCGTCATCCTCAACATCGTCAACAATCAGTGGGCGATTTCCACTTTTCAGGGCATCGCCCGCGGCGGCTCCGGCACCTTTGCCGCCCGTGGCCTTGGCTTCGGCATTCCGGCGCTGCGGGTCGACGGAAACGACTATCTCGCCGTCCATGCCGTCGCCCGCTGGGCGGCTGAGCGGGCGCGGCGCAATCTCGGCCCGACGCTGATCGAATATGTGACCTACCGCGTCGGCGCACATTCGACCTCCGACGATCCGAGCGCCTATCGGCCCAAGACGGAATCGGAGGTCTGGCCGCTCGGCGATCCTGTGCTGCGGCTGAAGAAACATCTGATCGTCAAGGGCGCATGGTCGGAGGAGCGGCATGTGCAGGCGGAAGCCGAAATCATGGACGAGGTGATAGAGGCGCAACGCCAGGCAGAGGCGCATGGCACGCTGCATGCCGGCGGCAGGCCTTCGGTGCGCGATATTTTCGAGGGCGTCTATGCCGAGATGCCGGCCCATATCCGCCGCCAGCGGCAGAAGGCGGGGTACTGACATGGCCAGGATGACGATGATCGAGGCGGTGCGCAGCGCCATGGATGTCTCGATGGCACGCGACGACAATGTCGTGGTTTTCGGCGAGGATGTCGGCTATTTCGGCGGCGTCTTTCGCTCGACACAGGGCCTGCAGGCGAAATACGGCAGGACACGCTGCTTCGATACGCCGATCAGCGAATCCGGCATCGTCGGCACGGCGATCGGCATGGCGGCCTATGGGCTGAAGCCCTGTGTCGAAATCCAGTTCGCCGACTACATGTATCCGGCCTATGACCAACTGACGCAGGAGGCGGCGCGCATCCGCTACCGCTCCAACGGCGATTTCACCTGCCCGATCGTCGTGCGCATGCCGACCGGCGGCGGCATCTTCGGCGGCCAGACGCACAGCCAGAGCCCGGAAGCGCTCTTTACCCATGTCTGCGGGCTGAAGGTGATCGTGCCGTCCAACCCCTATGACGCCAAAGGCCTGTTGATCGCGGCGATCGAGGATCCCGATCCCGTCATGTTTCTGGAACCGAAGCGGCTTTATAACGGCCCCTTCGACGGCCATCACGAGCGGCCGGTGACGCCCTGGTCGAAACATGATCTCGGCGAGGTGCCGGAGGGCCATTACACCATCCCGATCGGCAAGGCCGAAGTGCGGCGCGCCGGCGCGGCGGTAACCGTGGTTGCCTATGGCACCATGGTGCATGTGGCGCTTGCAGCCGCCGAGGATGCCGGCATCGATGCCGAGGTGATCGATCTCAGAAGCCTGCTGCCGCTCGATCTCGATACGATCGTCAAATCGGTCGCCAAGACGGGACGCTGCGTCGTCGTGCATGAGGCGACGCTGACGTCGGGCTTCGGCGCCGAGGTCGCAGCGCTGGTGCAGGAACATTGCTTCTATCATCTCGAAGCGCCGGTCGTGCGTGTCGCCGGCTGGGATACGCCCTACCCGCACGCGCAGGAATGGGATTATTTCCCCGGTCCCGGCCGTGTCGGGCGGGCGCTTGCCGAAGTCATGGAGGCCTGAGCCATGGGCGAATTCATCATCAAGATGCCCGATGTTGGGGAAGGCGTTGCCGAGGCCGAGCTTGTCGAATGGCATGTGAAGGCAGGAGATCCCGTCCGCGAGGACATGGTGATCGCCGCCGTCATGACCGATAAGGCCACCGTCGAAATTCCTTCTCCCGTCAACGGCACGGTCATCTGGCTCGCCGGCGAGGTCGGAGACCGGATCGCGGTCAAGGCGCCGCTGGTGCGGATCGAGACGGCGGGCGATGTCGGCGACGCCGAGCCCGTGTCGATCTCACAGACGCCGCCTGCCGAAGCGA from the Rhizobium sp. NZLR1 genome contains:
- a CDS encoding acyl-CoA dehydrogenase family protein, yielding MILSDLQQQISDLARDFARDRLAPGAAKRDREHLFPREELKEMGELGLLGMLVPEAYGGSDTGVVAYAAALEEIAAGDGPCSTIMSVHSSVGCVPILKFGTEAQRQRFLPKLASGEWIGGFALTESQAGSDASNLKTRARRDGDHYVIDGAKQFITSGKNGNVIIVFAVTDPDAGKKGISAFIVPTDTPGYEVIRVEEKLGLHSTDTCQIAFNAMRIPVDLRLGAEGEGYRIALANLEGGRIGIAAQAVGMARAAFEAARDYAKERTAFGKPIFEHQAVAFRLADMAVRIEAARQLVFHAASLREAELPCLSEASMAKLFASEMAERVCSDAIQIHGGYGYMADYPVERIYRDVRICQIYEGTSDVQRMVIARNL
- a CDS encoding alpha-ketoacid dehydrogenase subunit beta, whose protein sequence is MARMTMIEAVRSAMDVSMARDDNVVVFGEDVGYFGGVFRSTQGLQAKYGRTRCFDTPISESGIVGTAIGMAAYGLKPCVEIQFADYMYPAYDQLTQEAARIRYRSNGDFTCPIVVRMPTGGGIFGGQTHSQSPEALFTHVCGLKVIVPSNPYDAKGLLIAAIEDPDPVMFLEPKRLYNGPFDGHHERPVTPWSKHDLGEVPEGHYTIPIGKAEVRRAGAAVTVVAYGTMVHVALAAAEDAGIDAEVIDLRSLLPLDLDTIVKSVAKTGRCVVVHEATLTSGFGAEVAALVQEHCFYHLEAPVVRVAGWDTPYPHAQEWDYFPGPGRVGRALAEVMEA
- a CDS encoding 3-methyl-2-oxobutanoate dehydrogenase (2-methylpropanoyl-transferring) subunit alpha — protein: MVDSARLSLHVPEPAVRPGGQPDFSNVKIAKAGSVPRPEVDVASEDIRDLAYSIIRVLNRDGEAVGPWAGSLSDEELLTGLRNMMKLRAFDARMLMAQRQGKTSFYMQHLGEEAVGCAFRKALEKGDMNFPTYRQAGLLIADDYPMVEMMNQIYSNESDPLRGRQLPIMYSSKEHGFFTISGNLATQYVQAVGWAMASAIKNDSRIAAAWIGDGSTAESDFHSALVFASTYKAPVILNIVNNQWAISTFQGIARGGSGTFAARGLGFGIPALRVDGNDYLAVHAVARWAAERARRNLGPTLIEYVTYRVGAHSTSDDPSAYRPKTESEVWPLGDPVLRLKKHLIVKGAWSEERHVQAEAEIMDEVIEAQRQAEAHGTLHAGGRPSVRDIFEGVYAEMPAHIRRQRQKAGY